The following are encoded in a window of Mangifera indica cultivar Alphonso unplaced genomic scaffold, CATAS_Mindica_2.1 Un_0044, whole genome shotgun sequence genomic DNA:
- the LOC123206636 gene encoding uncharacterized protein At4g06744-like: protein MASISHLCSSFMLFLLIVHSCLHHNVTGGPQSRRGDLEIIIGGGVVGPAPPPEYEECPPPPPPPPPSPPPPPSPPPPPSPPPPPSPPPPPSPPPPPSPPPPPPPPPPPPPPRPRPPPRPPQNKLLIQARKVIQRFSTSILYDPQGITNSWKGKDVCKYKGFACDTRPDVKLKAVAGVDFNGYNFGGPSLNFSGFLEQLNDLAIFHVNSNNFTLSIPKLTSKIKYLYELDVSNNKLSGEFPMEVLNCKKLTFLDLRFNSLSGNVPPEIFNLDLDVLFINNNYFTGNLPSNLGSTRALYLTFANNEFTGPIPSSIGRAKYLLEVLFLNNKFSGCLPYEIGFLRNATVFDVSKNMLTGPIPRSFGCLASMQNLNFSYNQFYGPVPEMVCKLPKLDNLTLSYNYFTQIGRECRKLMMKNKLDIRMNCILDLPFQRSPEECRKFFSTRMSCPNEKSLNIVPCMKNGYSSHTDTETFHQKSTAELAPAPPSRTYAALVPPRL from the exons ATGGCCTCCATTTCTCATCTTTGTTCTTCTTTTATGCTCTTCCTTCTCATTGTTCATTCATGTTTGCATCATAACGTAACAGGTGGTCCCCAATCAAGAAGAGGAGATTTGGAGATCATAATCGGTGGGGGTGTTGTAGGTCCTGCTCCCCCTCCGGAATATGAAGAGtgtcctcctcctc ctcctccaccaccaccatcacctcCTCCCCCTCCttctcctccaccaccaccatcacctcCTCCCCCTCCTTCTCCTCCACCACCTCCttctcctccaccaccaccatcacctcctccccctcctcctcctcctccaccacctcctcctcctcgtcctcgtcctccTCCTCGTCCACCCCAGAATAAGCTACTCATACAAGCTCGCAAAGTAATTCAAAGATTTAGTACTAGCATTTTATATGATCCACAAGGTATTACAAATTCGTGGAAAGGTAAAGATGTTTGCAAATACAAAGGTTTTGCATGTGATACTCGTCCTGACGTAAAACTGAAGGCAGTTGCGGGAGTAGACTTCAATGGCTATAATTTTGGCGGTCCGTCGCTTAACTTCTCTGGATTTCTCGAGCAGTTGAATGATTTGGCAATCTTCCACGTAAATTCCAACAATTTCACCCTTTCAATCCCAAAATTAACATCCAAGATCAAGTACTTGTACGAGCTAGATGTCAGCAACAACAAGTTATCCGGCGAGTTTCCAATGGAAGTTCTTAATTGCAAAAAATTAACCTTCTTGGACCTCAGGTTCAACTCATTGAGTGGAAATGTTCCACCTGAAATATTCAACCTGGATCTTGATGTCCTCTTCATCAATAACAACTACTTCACAGGAAATCTTCCTTCCAATCTTGGCTCCACACGAGCCCTTTATCTCACTTTTGCCAACAACGAGTTCACCGGCCCCATTCCAAGCAGCATTGGCAGAGCAAAATACCTGCTAGAAGTGCTTTTCCTGAACAACAAGTTCTCAGGTTGCTTGCCTTATGAAATCGGCTTCCTTAGAAATGCCACCGTATTCGACGTGAGTAAAAATATGTTGACCGGCCCCATTCCGCGCTCGTTCGGATGCTTGGCTAGTATGCAGAACCTCAACTTCTCTTATAACCAATTTTACGGGCCTGTGCCCGAGATGGTCTGCAAGCTGCCGAAGCTCGACAACTTAACTCTGTCATATAACTATTTTACACAGATTGGACGTGAATGCAGGAAGTTGATGATGAAAAACAAACTTGATATTCGGATGAACTGCATTTTGGATCTTCCATTTCAGAGATCACCTGAAGAATGCCGTAAATTCTTCTCCACGCGAATGAGTTGTCCAAACGAGAAGTCACTGAATATTGTTCCTTGTATGAAGAATGGTTATTCCAGTCATACTGATACTGAGACGTTTCATCAAAAATCAACCGCAGAACTTGCACCTGCTCCACCATCTCGCACTTATGCAGCTCTTGTGCCGCCCCGCCTGTAA
- the LOC123206628 gene encoding probable cysteine protease RD21B, which yields MACAKEVWVFALLSMLFTLSLAMDMSIMDYDRKHGQPINRTETELRMIYERWMMKHRKNYNALGERDRRFEIFKDNLRFVDEHNAVDKTYKVGLNKFADLSNEEFKAMYLGAKKDGRGEREAKSERYLHKVGDEMPESVDWREKGAVAPVKDQGPCGSCWAFSTVAAVEGINQIVTGDLISLSEQELVDCDRSYNQGCNGGLMDYAFEFIIDNGGIDTQQDYPYKATETMCDPNRKNARVVTIDGYENVPRNDEKSLQKAVAHQPVSVAIEAGGRAFQLYQSGVFTGNCGTQLDHGVVAVGYGTENDVDYWLVRNSWGSNWGENGYIKMERNVNSPSGKCGIATEASYPIKKGQNPPNPGPSPPSPATPPSRTHVCDDYYSCPDGSTCCCLYQYGDFCFGWGCCPYESATCCSDHLSCCPEDYPVCDINAGTCLMSANSPLAVKALKQIPATRIRAHPSADKKNNNSH from the exons ATGGCCTGCGCCAAAGAAGTTTGGGTTTTCGCTCTTTTGAGCATGTTGTTTACGTTGTCTTTGGCCATGGACATGTCCATCATGGACTACGATCGCAAGCATGGCCAGCCAATCAACAGGACAGAAACCGAGTTAAGGATGATATACGAGAGGTGGATGATGAAACATCGGAAGAACTACAATGCGTTGGGTGAGAGGGACAGACGTTTTGAGATCTTTAAGGATAATTTAAGGTTTGTTGATGAACATAACGCTGTTGACAAGACGTATAAAGTGGGGTTGAATAAGTTTGCGGATTTAAGTAATGAAGAATTCAAGGCGATGTATTTGGGTGCCAAGAAAGATGGCAGGGGTGAGAGGGAGGCCAAGAGTGAGAGGTACTTGCATAAGGTTGGAGATGAGATGCCTGAGTCTGTGGATTGGAGAGAAAAAGGTGCTGTCGCTCCTGTCAAGGATCAAGGCCCATGTG GCAGTTGCTGGGCCTTTTCGACGGTGGCTGCAGTAGAAGGAATCAACCAGATTGTAACAGGAGATTTAATCTCTTTGTCAGAGCAGGAGCTTGTGGATTGTGACCGATCATACAACCAGGGATGCAATGGAGGTCTCATGGACTACGCCTTTGAATTTATTATCGATAATGGTGGCATTGACACACAACAGGATTACCCTTACAAGGCTACCGAAACAATGTGTGATCCAAACAGA AAAAATGCTCGTGTTGTTACTATTGATGGATACGAAAATGTTCCTAGAAATGATGAGAAATCCTTGCAGAAGGCTGTGGCACATCAACCTGTTAGCGTTGCCATTGAAGCTGGTGGCAGGGCTTTCCAACTCTACCAATCG GGTGTATTCACTGGAAATTGCGGTACACAATTGGATCATGGTGTGGTTGCTGTTGGATATGGCACAGAAAATGATGTGGACTACTGGCTTGTGAGGAATTCATGGGGTTCAAACTGGGGAGAAAATGGTTACATCAAGATGGAGCGCAATGTTAACAGTCCAAGTGGCAAGTGTGGCATAGCAACGGAGGCTTCATATCCCATTAAGAAAGGCCAGAATCCCCCAAATCCAGGCCCCTCTCCTCCATCTCCTGCAACTCCCCCAAGCCGCACTCATGTTTGCGACGACTACTACTCATGCCCGGACGGAAGCACTTGCTGCTGCCTGTATCAATATGGCGACTTCTGCTTTGGCTGGGGATGCTGCCCTTATGAATCCGCAACCTGCTGCAGCGACCACCTCAGCTGCTGCCCCGAGGACTACCCAGTGTGTGATATCAATGCTGGAACTTGCCTAATg AGCGCCAACAGTCCCTTGGCAGTAAAAGCTTTGAAGCAAATTCCTGCTACAAGAATCAGAGCTCATCCATCGGCTGACAAGAAGAACAATAATAGTCATTAG